The window CATGTATTTCAGCTGTGAAACATctcaattgtattttatttacagtgtgCTCAAAGGCCTGCTGCTATTTAGGGGtcgtttgtcattaaatacaagcaTCGTTGAACACTTCAGCTGCTAAGCTCCCTAGCTaactgttggagacccctgaacATCTCCAAcacctcagtcagccattgaaAACGAATACATCACTGTTGATTACACATGACCTGAAATGTTGATTTCTCAATTACACTTTTCTGACATTTCAAGAGAGATTATACATGTCAGACTATCAAAAAGGTTTCTGTCAAACAGCCCAATGCCATGGATGTCACTCAGATGATTTCTCCCCTGGAAATAAAGAGGAAGGGAAAACATGGTCATTATTTCCACATTACGTTAAAATGCAGCATGATAACCTCATGAAAAAACACTTACAAGTGATTGGTCCAATGGTTAGTGGCTTTAGTGGAGAAGACTTGAAGACATGGCGTCGGGCTCTGCCGGAGCAGGACTACATGTGGAACAACATAACATTCCAACTAGGTtcttcaacaacaacacaactgtaACTAACTGTATGCGACTCACTGGAATGCAAGAAGAAGTCATGCTGTCACACAGGCTGAGGCTGCAGTGGAGGTAAACATCTCCAGATTCTCCAACAAGGATGAACGAGGTAATGAAACGAGCCTTGAGGGATGAGCCGCTCATAACCACAGACACTCGCTGGCGGTCGGTGGGACATCTaagaaaaacagcatttatcagtgttttgcattttgtttccgTATTCACCCATGCTAAGCAAAGACATACTTGTTTTGGATGAGAAGGTTTCGCTCAAGATGGTCAGGGTCTGATGAGTAAGAAGTGAAGCATTCCTCCAAAACAACCGCCAAGCTGGGATCTTTCTTGTCCACAGAGACCTCCACGTATAATGGTGAACCCACTGGAAGGACCACCGCGCCTGCCGCATAGGGCTCTGCATAGTCTGATTTCTTGAACAGGACCATGGAGGCTTTCAGTTTGGCACCCGAGCCAACAAAGACACCTTCCATCCTGTCAGTAAAAGACACGAGTTCTCCTCTCATTATTATGTGGCTGCATGCGAAGCGCATCTTATTCTGCCTCATACGTGTTATTATGGACCAATGCACTAACATTCTGTGTAAATGTAAGCCTTATACTTGCCTGCTTGGTGGGTCCTCATTCACAGCTCCGGATTGGCTTGATGGATCATCAGGGACCTGGTTGTGATCAACCTCTTTGCTGGGCCTTCACACAAAAATTCCACAGAACTCCTTTCAGTATCAAAACAGTCAACATATACAAATGCCGTGTTAAATAAACACTTTAGTAGTAAATACACAATACAGCAACCTGTCAGATACAACCCCAGGCCATTCATAAAGTTTCTAGTTTACTAGAATCATTCCAAACCATAGCTAATTGTATCAATGTCCTATTTATTCATGACAACTCACGGCAGGTTCAGTCTGATGGGTGCCTTCAGTCTTGTGGGTGTGTCCAGGGGATACGCGCATGAGAAAGGAAGAACCAGgggcagaaagaaggaagtacTGCTGTCTGGATAGATGAATAAGGCGTTGGAGTAGATGACATGTGTGCTGTTGATCTGAAAAACAGATTTCATCCACATGATTCTAAGGTGTaggtcttcaaaataaatgtctaCGTGCGTGTGCTGCTTTTTACCGTCAGTGTGTTTCCACAGGCACCCGTCTGAGCGTCAGCGTCGTACCACACGACACCATGTTTCTCCGAGGTCCAGGAACACTTGCCGTCTGCCAGGTTGCCAGTCAGAGCACTATAACCAGTGGGTCTTATGCTAGCTAAATCCACACCCACTTGGATTTTGTCAGAGCCACAATTAAGGTTACTGAGTGACGGATCCAACTTGGGACTGCAAGAGGTGGTCTTTCTGTCACACAGGCTGAGGCTGCAGTGGAGGTAAACATCTTGGTGTTTTCCCTGAAGAAAGAAGAGCAGGGCGGAGAAACGAGCCTGGTGGGATGCGCCGCTCTCAACCACAAACACTTGCTGGCGGTTAGTGGGGCTTCTAATAAAAAAGTTGATCATCAGTATTCTGCATCCGGTCTCCATATTCACCCCAACTAAGCAAAGACGTACTTGTTTTGGATGAGGTGATGTTGGCCAGGACTCTTTGTGTCTGATGAGTGAGAAGCGAAGCAGTCCTCCAAAACAACCGCCAAGCGGGGATCTCTCACAGAGACCCCCACATATAACGCTGAGCCCACCGGAAGGACCACCGTACCTGCTGCGTAAGTCTTTGCATCGAAGGAGTTCTTGAAGGAGTTCTTGAACAGGACCATGGAGGTTCCCAGTTTGGCACCCGAGCCAACAAAGACATTGTCCACCCTGTCAGTAAAAGACACACATACTCATAAAGCAAGTTCATTTTATTACGGCTCATACTAATTATTATGGGCCTGCTTGTGGAGCAATGCTCTAACGTTCTGTGGAAATGTAACGCTGTTACTAGCCTGCGTGGTGGCACCCCCTCTGCAGCTCCGGATTGGCTTGGTGGCTCATCGGGGACCCGGGGCTGGAAAACCTCTTCATTGGTccttcacacagaaatgcaaaaatggatgtgggggccactttgctgTGTACATTTATTGGACTGTACGCTATATACAAGCTTCGTGTTAGGAACGGGctgcccctgggccacactttggacacggtGCACAGTAAGAGTGAACAgggtgattattttatttttagtaaagctGCTCTGTTACTAATGTGCAGCCTTCTCATCTCtgctgaacaatggcagcacgctgctttcattgtagaaataacatttcaaaacaaaatgtaaaaaatatacacaaatatcaaagtgggcccTGCATCCCTGCTTTACATAATTCACATTGAGGTCAAGTGTTGGGACATTACCAGGGCTTTTCTCCGGCCCGCACACGCCCCCACGCATGCGCCCACACAGAAAAATATGGTAAAACTGTCGATCCGTAAGGTGGTTTGACTGTACCGTTCCATCCCTAATTACACCATACTGACATAACATGGCTGAAACCTGTATCATTTCATCTCCATTCATTCATGACAACTCACACCACGGTCGGTCTGATGACCACATTCAGTCTGGCGTCTGTCTTCAGGGGATACTCGCATGAGAAAGGAAGACTCGCTGGCAGAACGGAAGAACTGTTTGCTGGGTAGATGAATAAAGTGTTGGAGTAGGTGACATGTGTGCCGTtggtctgaaaaacaaaaaattcattcaaatatagccttttttttatttgcagctTGCGGCTCAttctaaaaacagaatttaacaaaaaaccaaaaattagctgcaattttacaagaaccagccaaaatattatgactaaaaAGTTACAAtctcatgagaaaaagctgtaattttacaatgttatgaaaataacatCACTTTTGTCACGGTGCGGTTAGGTGCCGGTCTGGGAACCCCAAATGCAAAGGCTGGAGGCAGGTAGGTGAGtacagaatttattctgttccaaaactcacaacgaaaagcgatggtgacaaaactgatacaccatgaaaaaacaaaacacaaataatgccggttggaggcagagtctgctgagcgctagcaagagactggaaacagtacgaggctgagagacacacacggctggaacgtggtgtagcgaaggaataatccggcgttctccagctgtccgTAGTCAGCTTAAGTAGTGGCGTAGGCACTCAATaacaggtgcgttcagcagctccgcctccagccaggaactaaggatctggacagaaaacacagaaaaggcacgggagacGGGGGCAACGAGAGAGAGCCCGTGAAAcgtgacagtattccccccccTTAACAAAGGGCGCcacctggcggcctacctggcttctccgggaagCGACTGTAAAACTCGGATAGTAATTGGGGATCCAGAATGAGGGCACGAGAGATCCACGAGCGGTCCTCggggccgtaaccctcccagtcgaccaagtactgaaaacccctgccccttcttctcacatccagaatggccttgaccgtgaatgcgGGATGGCCGTCGATgagcctgggaggaggaggaggcacctccggagggcttaGGTCGCTGACACTGACTGGTTTGATGAGGGACACATGGAAAGTAGGATGAATTCTGAGAGAGTCCGGGAGCCTCAGCATGACGGCCGAGGGACTGATGACCCGTTCCACAGGGTAAGGACCGATGTACTTGGGTTGTAGTTTCTTGGAGTCCGTGTGCAGGGGTAGATCGCGAGTAGATAGCCACACCCTCTGTCCAGTCTTGTACTCAGGGGCCACCGACCGATGTTGATTGGCCAAACGCTGGTTCCGCTCGGCCGTACGTGCCAGTGCTGTCCGGGTATTCCGCCAGGCTAGGCGGGCGCGGCGCAGGTTGGCTGACACGGAAGGGACCGCCGACTCCGCCTCCAGCGAAGGGAAAGCTGGAGGTTGGTACCCGTAGGCCCCGTGGAAAGGTGAGAGGCCTGTGGCTGAGCTGACCAGGGTGTTGCGCGCATACTCAATCCACGGCAGATTGAAGGACCATGAGGCTGGCTGctggtggcagacgcagcggatGGCGGATTCCAAATCCTGGTTAGCTCTTTCTGACTGGCCGTTAGTTTGCGGGTGGTAGCCGGAGGACAAGCTTGCTGACGCCCCCAAGGCCCTGCAGAAGGCCTTCCAAACTGCCGAAGAGAATTGTGGTCCCCGGTCTGAGACCACATCGCAGGGAATACCGTGAAGCCGGAAGACGTTTTTGACCAAAAGTTGAGCTGTCTCCAGTGCCGAGGGGAGCTTGGGGAGGGCgacaaaatgggccattttGGAAAACCGATCCACGATGGTAAGAATGACCGTGTTGCCATTGGATGGTGGGAGACCCGTCACAAAGTCCAGTGCCACATGGGACCACGGTCGGGAGGGGATGGGCAGGGGGCGCAGCAGCCCCGCTGGGGCTTGATGGGACGGCTTATTCCGGGCACAACTAGCACAGGCGGCCACAAACTCCTTGACGTCCGAGCGgagggaaggccaccagaaccgctgaGACAGGAGGAAGATTGTGCGTGATACTCCCGGGTGGCAAGCCAGCTTGGATTCGTGAGCCCAACGTAGAACCTCCGGGCGCAGCTCTGGGACCACAAATAGGCGACCAGCGGGGCAGTCCCCCGGAGGAGAGGAGTCCTTGGTTGCCTCCGCCACTCGCTTCTCCACGTCCCACTGAAGACCTCCCAGGATGCGGGACTGAGGAAGGATGGTCTCTAGTTGAGGTAAGTCCATAGGTGGGGAATGCATCCTGGAGAGTGCATCCGGCTTGCCGTTCTGGGATCCAGGGCGAAACGTTAGCGTGAAGTCAAACCTGGCCAGATAAAGTGCCCAGCGCGCCTGCCTGGGATTAAGTCTCCGGGCAGATCGGAGGTAGGCCAAGTTCTTATGATCTGTGTGTACAACAAATGGGACCtccgagccctccagccagtgcctccactcctgcagcgccaaGACGAccgccaacagctccctgttgccaatatcgTAATTACGTTCTGCTTGggtcaggcggcgtgagaagaaggcgcaggggtgcagctcgtGATCGATggtggagcgctgggagaggacggccccgACGCCGGTATCGGAAGCGTCGACCTCGACAACAAAAGGAGAGTGAGGGTTAGGGTGAGCAAGAACCGGAGCAGAGGTGAAATAGGACTTAAGCTTCTCAAAGGCGGAGTTAGCGTCTGGGGTCCACATAAACTGAACTTTAGTAGATGTGAGCCTGGTCAAAGGTTCTGCAACCCGACTGAAATTCCGAATGAAACGACGGTAAAAATTTGCGAAGCCCAGAAACCTTTGAAGGTGCTTACGTGATGTAGGAGTGGGCCAGTCAACCACTGCCTGGATCTTGGCAGGATCGGCTCGGAgttgccccttctccacaatgaaccccagaaaagAAACGGATGACGAGTGAAAAGTGCACTTCTCTGCCTTAACAAAAAGCTTGTTCTCGAGAAGTCTTTGGAGGACTAACCGGACCTGCTGAATGTGTTCTTCGAGAGAagtggaaaaaattaaaatgtcatctaaatACGCAAAAACAAAACGTCCAAGCATATCACGGAGGACATGGTTTATGAGACCCTGGAAAACTGCCGGAGCATTcgtgaggccaaaaggcataACCAAATATTCAAAATGACCCAATGGTGTGTTAAAGGCagtcttccactcatccccctCGCGGATGCGGACGAGGTGGTAAGCATTGCGGAGGTCAAGCTTGGTGAAAAAATTTGCAGAATGCAGagagttaaatgcggaatctaaTAAAGGAAGTGGATATTTGTTCTTAACTGTGATATTATTAAGGGCGCGATAATCAATGCAGGGGCGGAGTGACTTGTCCTTCTTTTcaacgaaaaaaaacccagcggcAAGTGGTGAGGAGGAGGGGCGGATAAGACCGGAGGCAAGTGAGGAGGAGATGTAATCTTCAAGTGCCTCTCTCTCGGGTTTAGAAACATTGTACAGGCGTGAGGATGGGAGAACCGCACCCGGGTGGAGATTAATACAGCAATCATAAgggcggtggggggggagtGATGTGGCTTTATCTTTACTGAAAACCTCTCTGAGATCATGATACATGTTAGGAACCAAGGTGAGGTCGATACTTTCCTGCGAGGAGGCGCGAGCGGCCGCGGACCGAGGCCACACCCCCTTGCAACAGTGCGTGTGGCAAAACACGCTCCAACTAACAATGGCAGGTCTGGCCCAATCTATGTGCGGATTGTGTCTGCCTAACCATGTAAGCCCCAGCACCACGGGAGCAGAGCGCGAgggaatgacaaaaaatgtcataatttcacGGTGATTACCAGCCAGACGGAGCGAGAGGGGGCGTGTCTTGTGAGTGACATTAGCCAGGTGACGCCCATCCAGGGAACGAACCACTTTAGCTGTTGCTAGCGGAACTACAGGTATAGCGGAATTAGCAACGAAAAGCTCATCAATAAAACAATCGTCCGAGCCCGAGTCGATAAAAGCATTGATATCGACATTGATATCAGACCATGCGAGTGTACCTGGCAGCTGCAACCGGGTGGCCGCTGGAGCAGCAGGAGGCGGCTGCGTAGTCCGTGAGTCCATCGGCGAACTAGGATGAAACGAGGGGGCGGTCTGGAAGCGTTGGTGGCCAGGACGAATGGGGCAGAGGGAGATGGTGTGGTCCGCTTGTCCGCAGTAGATGCAGAGGTGAAGCCGCATGCGCCGCCTCCTCTCTGCTGGGGTGAGACGGTGCCCACCGAGCTGCATGGGCTCCTCCGGCGCCAGCAACGGCGTGGTTCCCGTGGTGGATGGCGGCCGGTTGTCGAGAGGGCGCTCTTCGAAAAGGCTCCGGTCGTAACCTGGTGCTGCTCGACGGGACAGGCGGTCCTGCTCCCGGTGGTCCAAACGCTTCTCTATTCGCACGGCCAGAGCGATCAGTTCGTCGAGATTCCCCGGAGTCTCCAGAGGGATCATGTGGTCCCTTATCCGCTCAGCGAGTCCGTCAGCGAACACATCCAAGAGCGCGGAGGGATTCCAGTCGCTCTCCGCCGCGAGCGCCCGGAACTCGATTGCATAATCCGATACGCTGCGGCGACCCTGGCGCAGCCTCAGGAGGGTCCGGGCCGCCTCGCGGCCTGGTTGATTCCGCTGGAATATCTGCTCCAGGGATTTGGCAAACGCGGAGAAGgacgaacagatggccgatcGCCGGCTCCATTCTGCCGTCGCCCAGGCCGCCGCCTTGCCGGTGAGATGCGACGTGGCGAAGGCTACGCGAGCGCGCTCCGAGTGGAAAGCGGCCGCTTGCAGCTCGAAATGCAACTCGCATTGGGTCAGGAAGGTGCGCACGTCACCAGAGTCCCCGGAGAATCGCTCTGGCCTGGAAAGCTGGGGGCACACGACCGTCGAGCTGGACTCGGGGGCAGGAAGGAGCGCATGATCCGGAGCGGCGTCAGCGGCTTGTGGTGGAGTGAGAGCCGGATGACCCTGGAGGGCGGACAGCACAGCGTTGAGCTGCGACTCAAGTGCGGCCATACGAGCGTCTTGTCGCTCGGCCAACCCCTGCACACTGGCTCCAAGTGCACCGAACTGCTCCTCTTGCTGGGTGAGGCGCATCGCTTGGAGACGAAGTGATTTCTTAAGGGGGTCCATGTCACCAGGTTCCATAATCTGGCCGGATTATTCTGTCACGGTGCGGTTAGGTGCCGGTCTGGGAACCCCAAATGCAAAGGCTGGAGGCAGGTAGGTGAGtacagaatttattctgttccaaaactcacaacgaaaagcgatggtgacaaaactgatacaccatgaaaaaacaaaacacaaataatgccggttggaggcagagtctgctgagcgctagcaagagactggaaacagtacgaggctgagagacacacacggctggaacgtggtgtagcgaaggaataatccggcgttctccagctgtccgTAGTCAGTTTAAGTAGTGGCGTAGGCACTCAATaacaggtgcgttcagcagctccgcctccagccaggaactaaggatctggacagaaaacacagaaaaggcacgggagacGGGGGCAACGAGAGAGAGCCCGTGAAACGTGAcaactttagtagcataaacttgaaagttatttttatatattttacttttaataGGAGTGCAACGATTCATCTACTACATCGATGTATCGAttcatattcctatgatccaacttcatcgatctgtgttcggcAAACTGCCTTTCtgatttcacattgtttcaaaggtaatcaatcgattgcatcaATACAAGGAAATTggagttaaagggatagttggaatttttttgacatgaagttgtgtgatatccccatcagcagtgtagtacatcaactgACTTTCTCTGACGTtccaaatgaaccaatatcgtccttgaatcgtgtcggcaaccacgaatcat is drawn from Dunckerocampus dactyliophorus isolate RoL2022-P2 chromosome 9, RoL_Ddac_1.1, whole genome shotgun sequence and contains these coding sequences:
- the LOC129188020 gene encoding pancreatic secretory granule membrane major glycoprotein GP2-like, coding for MCATMGTPGGAFFLLLVLIAARISAVQFPCGGTTCPARMDCIERGGKTTCADPCDSYTDLRDDWRSTQFSTQSSKWRCDKRVEWKGWCRLFLEDKSAHIPETCGVESYKCGTSGPVTMVEPHPTQLGEIVIRDVCRCSGGKCYPSDRHSIHVKLCSTTVSTYYVYKLVKTSFCYRAYCAEQLELDPPLISLLDCGADKIQVGVDSAKMRLIGRDPLIGNLIDSTCSQAREKDGVVWYEVGAQEGACRNTLKTNGTHVTYSNTLFIYPANSSSVLPASLPFSCEYPLKTDARLNVVIRPTVVTNEEVFQPRVPDEPPSQSGAAEGVPPRRVDNVFVGSGAKLGTSMVLFKNSFKNSFDAKTYAAGTVVLPVGSALYVGVSVRDPRLAVVLEDCFASHSSDTKSPGQHHLIQNKSPTNRQQVFVVESGASHQARFSALLFFLQGKHQDVYLHCSLSLCDRKTTSCSPKLDPSLSNLNCGSDKIQVGVDLASIRPTGYSALTGNLADGKCSWTSEKHGVVWYDADAQTGACGNTLTINSTHVIYSNALFIYPDSSTSFFLPLVLPFSCAYPLDTPTRLKAPIRLNLPPSKEVDHNQVPDDPSSQSGAVNEDPPSRMEGVFVGSGAKLKASMVLFKKSDYAEPYAAGAVVLPVGSPLYVEVSVDKKDPSLAVVLEECFTSYSSDPDHLERNLLIQNKCPTDRQRVSVVMSGSSLKARFITSFILVGESGDVYLHCSLSLCDSMTSSCIPSCSGRARRHVFKSSPLKPLTIGPITWEKSSE